The DNA region GACGCCGGTGAGAAAGATCGTGAAGCCGAGCCAGAAGCCTAAGCCTCCCCGGTTGGAGCGGGGGGGCTGGAGAGCCTGCGGCTGGAAAGGGCGTGCCGCCCATAAAAATCCCCATGGCCGGAACGGCCTTTGTGTCGGAGCCTGCGACGACAGCAAGACGCCCCCGTTCATGGGGGCGATCAAAGGAGTGGTCAGCGCCCGGTAGAACGGAACCAGCGCCACCCAGGCGAGGGGCCAGAGGTTTGCATTGGGGAAGGCCAGCACCAGCAAGACGCCGGAGAGGGGAGCACTCAGCCAGCTCCAGTTACGCGGTTTCACTCGGGAAGTATAGCACGGACCGAGAGAATCCCTGGCGTCCCTGGTGCAAGTGCCGCCACGACCTTGCCATCGGAGCGGATCAGGGTCGTGAGTCCCGTGGTCGCAACCTGCGCCACGGGACGCTGGTTCTCCATGGCGCGCAGGATCGCCTGGTCCCGGTGCTGGGCGAGCTCGGCGCTCTGGCCAAAGCTCTGATCCGACGTCAGAAACAGCAAGAGCTGGGCGCCTGCCTTGGTGCTCTGCGAGGCCACCCAAGGAAAGGCACTCTCAAAGCAGATTCCCACGCCGATCCGCTGGCCCGACGGAAGCGTGAAGACTCCAGGGGCCGTGCCGTGACGAAAGCTCTCGTGGTGGATACCAAATGCGGCGTAGACCCCCGGAATCCAGCGCTGGAAGGGGTAGACCTCGCCAAAGGGTGCCAGGCGACGCTTGGCGTAGCGCCCGAGCTCACGGCCCTCGCCGTCGATCAGGAGCGCGAGGTTGGTGGGGCGCTGGTCAGGGCCGTCTTCGTAGAGCCCGACCAAGAGGGGGATGCCCAGCTCCCGAGCCAAGGCGCAGAGGCGAGTCGTTCCGAGCTCGGTTGCCGCGCCCTCGGGCCAGACGATCAAGTCGGGGTGGCTCCGTGCCGCTTTTCGGGAGAGAGCGAGGTAGGTCTCGTAGGCGTTAGAGTCGGCGCGCCCGGCCTGGATCAGCGCGAGGTGGAGAAAGCGCTGGCGGTGCGGGGTGGGGCGGGGAATCAGCGCGAGGGCGATAGGGATCAGGAGCACGAGGGCAAAGCGGCCCCGGCGCTGGAGAGCTCCCTCCGCCAGTGTCGCGGAGGTGAAGGCGATCAGAAAACCGAGGCATGGTGCGCCAAGCCAGGTGACCGACGTCGCCAGAGGGATTGCGCTCGGGGCAGCGTGGGCGCTGGCAAGCGTGAACCAGGGAACCGCGTAGGTGCCCAGGCCACGGAGCCACTCAAACAGCGCCCAGAGGAGGGCAAAGACAAGCGGCCGTAGCGCGGGGAGGCAGCGTGGCAGGCTGAGGCCATTGACGAGCCCGTAGAGCGCAAAGAGGGCACCCGGAAAGAGCGGGAGCAGGAGCCAGAGCGGGACGGCCAAGACACGCACCCACTCGGCCCCCAGCAGAAATAGCGCGACTCCAAAGAGATACCCCGCCAGCGTTGCGGAGCGGCGCGTGGAGGAGAGCGTGTAGAGCAATCCGGGCGCGACCCAGGCAAGCGGCCAGAGGCTTAGGGGGGGAAACGCGAGCGCCAGTAGTATCCCTGCCAGGAGCGCCAGCCCGGTGGCTTTCATACCCGTGCCCGTCGGGTCACCGGGTCAGCTCCTGCCGAAGCCAGGCCCCGACCGCTGCCAACCTCACGGGATCAACCCCCGTCGCGATCCCCTGGCCCTCCAGAAAAGCCACGAGGCGCTCGGTGGCGAGGTTCCCCGCAGCCCCCGGTGCAAAGGGGCAACCCCCGAGCCCGCCCACCGCACTATCGAAGCAGCGTAGCCCATAGTCCAGCCCCAGCGCGACTCCCGTCAGTGCCTCCCCGCTAGTATCATGGAAGTGCCCCGCCAGCCGTGCGGGCGCAACAACCTTCGTGACTGCTTCCAGTAGCGCGGCAAAGTCCGCACGGGTTGCGCGTCCCAGTGTCTCTCCCAAGGCGAGCTCATCGGCAGCTGCCAGCCGCTCGGCGACACGGACGACGGCTTCGGGGGCGATATTGCCCTCATACGGGCAGTGGGTGACGGTCGAGAGATAGACCCGGACCCGGAGGCCCGCTGCCTGAATCTCGGGGATTAGTGCCGTAAACTCCGCCAAGGCCTCCGCGACACTCCGCCCCGTGTTCTTTTGCGAAAAACTCTCTGAGGCCGCCGTAAACAGGCTCACGGTCTGGACGGCGGTCTTGTCCAGTCGCTCCCAGCCCTTGCGATTGGGGATCAACACATGGCGCTGGATGCCCGGAACGGCCTGCACCCCCGCGATCACGGCCTCACTGTCCGCCATCGCCGGGACGAGCCTAGGGTGCACCAGCGCGCCCACCTCGATCTCCTGCAACCCTACATCGGCGAGGCGCTCGATCAGCGCGACCTTGGTGGCGGTGGGGAGGAGGATCGGCTCATTTTGTAGTCCATCCCGTGGGCCAACCTCGACCACTCGAACCGTATCGGCGATGTCCATAGGGCTATTCTACCCGCTCAGCCCTCGATCACCCGAAAGTCTCGCAGGCGCTGGAGTGTCTCGGCGACGATCTCAATCAGCCGAATCAACCGCTCTTGCTCGGTCACGACCCCGTAGGTATCACAGGTCAGCAACCCTGGCCCCAGCTCCAGCACAAAGCGCTCCGAGAGCAGCGCCTCCCGGTAGCCAGGAAGCGCCAGCAAGCTCTCCGCCACGAGTGCATGGCTCGTCGCCAGCTCTGTCCCTTGATTCGTCCGCTCCAGACGAAAGGCGAACGGCTTCCGCAAAACACACGCCGCCCCCACCCGCGTCATCGGAATCAGGCTCGTCGGCTCCACCTCAACACGGAGTGTCCACGGAGGCACAGAGACTAACACATGCTCATTAACAAAGAAATCGCCGGGCTGATACTGCCCGGCGAAGTGTTCCGCGGTTCGTTGCCAAACGAGTATTCGAGACACACGAAGCCTTACTTGATGACTTGAAAAGTTACTGCTCCCTGGAAGTCATCATGATCTTGTCCCTGAGGGCTTTCGCAGGCAAAAATAAATGTATACCCACGTGATTCACTTACGTTGATATCACTGAAATCAAAATCAACTGTGGCTTCGATTGATCTTTTTTCTTTTTTTGTTATGTTGAATTCCCATTTGAATGATTTATCGAAATATGAAGATTTAATGGTTTTTGCGTTGCTGTTATCTATATTTGTCACAAAAAGTAGTGTTTTATGTTGTACTAAATCCGGGTCTATGTCTTTTTCGAAGTTCATTTTTAACGTTATTTTTGTTTTTCCTGATGGTTTTATCTTTATTTTTGAGGCAAATGGATGCCTTGTGAAGAGGCCTCCGCCATCAGGATTGACATCGTCTCCTCCCACAATAATAGTAATGGGGAGATGGGGGCCGCCATGAAGGCGAAACTCATTGGTAGAGTCTTGTTTGCGTTGTTGTTCTGTCATAATAGATACTCCTTGAAATGCTTCACTAAGCCCTGGAGAGGTAGTAAAGTGCCTTCAACCACATTTACATGGTAGTGTTCCGCTAAATTTTGTTGTACGGACTCTTGGATGCGATTATAACGATCATCCTCTGATAGTGCAATAGGAGTGTTTTGTTGACTGCGGATCGTCTCGAGCTTTCCGATACAGCGTGCTAAGGTAGCTGATGGTGCTTGGATCTGGTTCAAACAAAAAAGAAGATAGAGAAGGTTTGTGACCATTCCAAGGCCCGTCTCTCCCTCAATATCGATTCTTAACTCTAGTGCCTGGCAAAGAAGTGCAAGTGCTTCGGAAGAACGTCCACACTCCAGAGCTATTATGCCTAGATTATTTAGGGTATAGAGTTCGGTTAATCCATCTTTTAGCTGGTGGCTGAGTACAAGATTCTCGCGCAGGATGGCTTCGGCATCATCAAGATGCCCCGCACGCATCTGTACAGTGCCCAAGTTGAACAGTATGCTAACTAGACGCTGAGGGTGAGGATGAAGTCTGTAGTAAGAGAGGCTCTGCTCCAGATAGAGATGTGCTTTGTCGTAGTCGTGCTCATCACTGGCAAGCGTTCCTAGGTTTCCTTGCATCACAGCCACTTCTGCCGCGTCTTTCTCCGCCGCAAAAAGTTCCAGAGCTTGCTCCATATCTGCTTTAGCCTCTGGTAGACGGTGTAGGTTCATGGCGAGAGAGCCGCGTGAGCGTAAGGCATGTGCACGTAGCAGTGGTGGTGCATCTGGGAAGGCGGTGAGAAGCTCCGTGAGGCGGTTGTGGCCCTCGACCAGATACTCGCGGATAAGCCAGAACCAGAGAATAGACTTTGCAAGACGCAGGGAAAGCTCGCCATTTTGGGGTTTTGCCAAGGCGGCCCGCAGATTCGGATGCTCTGTCTCTAGCCTATCTAGCCAGGCTTTCTGCTCAGGGCCGCGGAGATGGGGCTCGGCTTCTTCGGCGAGGGCGGTGAAGTGCTCTAGGTGGCGCAGGCGGAACGTGGAGAGCTCGTCGGCTTCTTGGAGCTTCTCTAGACCGTACTCGCGGACGGTCTCTAGGATGCGGTAGCGCTCATCAGAATCACTGTCACGTAGCAAGAGAGACTTGCGGACGAGGCCAAAGAGAGCATCGAGGACAGCATAATCGGGGAGGGTATCGTCGGAGCAGACCGCCTCAAGCGACTCCAGCGTAAAGCCACCCGCAAAGACCGAGAGCCGCCGCCAGAGGATGCGCTCCTCGTCGGTGAGGAGGTTGTGGCTCCAGTCGAGAGCGCCGCGGAGGGTCTGCTGGCGGGGGAGGGCGGTGCGGCTGCCCCGTGTGAGAAACCTGAAGCGGTCCTCCAAGCGCTTCTCGATCTGCTCTAGCGAGAGCGCGCTCATCCACGCTGCTGCCAGCTCCAGCGCGAGGGGGATGCCGTCTAAGCGGCGGCAGATTCGGGCGACACTGGCACCGTTGGCGGTGGTCAGGCGGAAGTTCGGGGACGTGGCCGTCGCCCGCTCCACAAAGAGCTGAATCGCTTCATAGCGTAGCAGTCGAGCGGGCTGGGTGAGTGTCTCGGGGGGGAGGGCAAGGCCGGGCAGGGGCCAGGCGACCTCGCCAAAGAGCTCCAGTGCCTCGCGGCTGGTGGCCAGAACCGTGACCGCGGGACAGTGGGCCAGTACCTGCTCCGTGAAGCGCGTGGCGGCGGCGACGACGTGCTCACAGTTGTCTAGGATCAGCAGGAGCTTACGCGGAGCCAGGTGGGCAAGGAGTGTCTCCAGCAGGTCTGCCCTCGCATCCTCCCGCACCCGAAGCGCCGCCGCGACCGCACGGGGAAGCAGGGCCTCATCTGCGACAGGGGCGAGGTCCACAAACCAGACCCCACCCGGGTACTCCATCAGGAGCTCATCCCCCACGCGGAGCGAGAGGCGTGTCTTGCCATTTCCACCTGCGCCAAGCACCGTCAGGAGGCGGGTTTGGGATAAGAGCCGCTCGACCTCCGCGCATTCTTTTTCACGCCCAATAAAGGTGGTCAGCGTCCGTGGCAAGTTATGAGGAGGCAGTGAGGCACTCGCAAGGGGAGGGAAGTCGGTGGGAAGGCCTTGTGCGACAAATTGATAGAGGCGCTCAGGGCGCTCCAGGCTACGAAGCTGCTGTGTGCCGAGGTCTTTGAGCTGCGTGGCTGCGGCAGGCTCCGCTTCCTCGATGAGCCGAGCGGTCGTCTCGGTGAGGACAAGCTGCATCCCATGACTGAGCTCCAGAACCCGCGCCGCCCGGCTGAGCGCCAGCCCAAAGTAGTCGCCGTCTCGGTACTGCGCCTCGCCCGTGCTGAGAACCGTGCGGATGGCAAACGCCTCGCCAAACTCCTGGAAGAGCGCCTGCTGAAGCGCGACTGCCATGTCCCGCGCTGCAAGCGCCGTGGGAAAGGCGATAAAGAAGCCATCGCCCCGTGCCTTGAAGACATCCCCTTGATAGCGTGCGCTGAGCTCGTGGACACGGGCATCGTGCCAGGCAAGACGCTCACGCATGAGTGCCCCATTCTCCTGCCAGAGGCGAGTGCTCCCCACAATATCGGTACACAAAAATGTCACCGTGACAAGTTTGGGATCAAGCTCTCGGGCCATGAGGCTAGTATAGCGGGAAATGGCCTTGCAGGCATAATACCCCTATGATAAAATTTGACTCGCGCCGACATGGCTCAGCGGTAGAGCAGCTGTTTCGTAAACAGCAGGTCACCGGTTCGAATCCGGTTGTCGGCTTATCTACGAAGGGGGGGATTCTGCCCCAGAATCGCCCCCTTCGTTCGTTTTTGACAGTATCTTGCATGGCAGTAGCAGCACCGCTTTCGATGTCTGAAATGAGGTGTGCGTACCGATCCATCGTTTAAAGCAGTAGGCTAATGGCGGATCCATGCCGGTTGTGAACACCAGGCCCCACTCGTTCCCCCAAGTCTTGCCGGTAGATCAGGCACTCGCCATTGCGGAACAAAATTGGGCATACTCTGCCCATGGGTACTCTATGGATGCATCCGTGGGAGCTGGAGCCTTTGCTCCTCCCGCATATCTCTTGGCTGGAAAAAGTGGTTCGGCCGCTTGTGGTCTATGGGTTTCTTCTGGTGGCGTTTCGTTTCTCGGGTAAGCGTGAGCTGGGCCAGGCCACTCTCTTTGATTTCCTAATCCTGCTGCTGATCTCCAATGTGGTGCAGAACGCGATGATCGGTGATGACAACTCCATTGGGGGCTCGTTTGCAGGGGTGGCGGTGCTGCTGACTCTCTCGTGGGGGCTCAATAAAATCACGGCGCGCTCGCCGCTGCTCCGCAAGATTCTGGAGGGCTCCCCGACTCTCTTGGTCCACAATGGCCAGGTCCTCGACAAGGCCATGCGCAAGGAGAGTGTGGCCATCAACGACCTGCTCACGGCGTTTCGGGAGCAGGGGATCGCCTCCGTCTCCGAGGTACGCTACGCGGTACTGGAGCTCGATGGCAAGATTAGCATCATCCGCAACGATGCCCCCGTTCCCATGAGCCGTGAGGACTGCGTGGTCGAAGAGATTCGGGTGCAGGCAGCGGGACTAGAGCCGACGGCTTAGGCGTAGCCCCAGGGTGAGTGCGGAGCCCGCATCAATGGTCTGCACTCCGCGGCCCGAGCGGTCATCGAGCTGGAACTGACGGCCAAACTGCCAGCCGAGAATCAGCGCGGCCGTGGTGTTTCGGTGGGTATAGCCCGCCTCGAAGCCACTGGTAAAGCTGGTCTCGCGCACCACTCCGTCGCGCACCGCCGCTTGGTCGGAGAGGCGCCAGGCGCGGCGCACGTCGAAGCTGGTGACACTGGCGAGGCTCCAGGTGCGGCTAAGAGTCTTGGTGGCACGGAGCTCCTGGCCCTGGAAGAGTACCCGTAGGTCTTGACGGGCTTGCCAGTCGAGGCCAATGGCGGGGATGACGAGAAAGTCGGTGTCCGCCACTTGGGAACGTAGCGCGACGCCATAGGTCCAGGTGAGGCCGGGGCGGGCCACGTGGCGCTCCCCAAGGATCACTCCCCCGGCGATACCTCGGGAGAAGTCTCCTCGCGCCGAGGCGGAACTGTCCACGCTGAGGCCCACCACGCGTGAGCGGGTCTTGCTGCGCGGCGTGAGAAATGTCGCGCCGAGCCGAACCTGTGTGGCATCCTCAAAAGGGTTTGCTGCTCGCGCGAAGTCGAAGGTGCTCCGGTCCACCCGCAGGGTGAGGTTCTGGGTCTGCTTGAGGCCCGGCTTGAGCCAGACCGCATCGAGTGTGGTGCGGTTTACCGAGGCACGGCGATCCAGCCCCGCGAGCTCGGCACTCGCTGTCTGCTGGTGGCGCAGGCCGACGGTCAGGGTGGGCTTGGGGATAAAGAGGGCCGCGTTGGCGCGCTGTGGTTGGAGAAATGACGGGTCCATCGTAAAAAAATCCCCTGATCGGCTAAGACCAGGGGGAGTTGTCTTATCAAAGTGAAGAGCAAATCAAGGAAAAGTGACTAGTTGTCCGCCAGGACGATCGCGGTGAGCGCTTGGTCGACGCTGGGATCGCCCACAGCGACGGCGGTGCGAATCTGACCCGCGGCGAGGCTGAGTGTCCCGCTATCGATGGCGACGGTCTTAGTCCCGGCGGGGGTGATCCGCACCCGGTAGTTCCCAGCGGGCACGGAGAGATAGGGGGAGACTCCCTTGAAGGGGATATTGGTCAGAGTCGGAGGGACGACACTCAGGACGGCATCGGGGACGGTGACATAGATATCGACATTGCCCGCACCCGGAGCGGAGTGCACCAGCCGTAGCTTGACATTGCCTGCCGCAGGTGCCGTGTTGTTGTCCGAGAGAACCAGCGGCTCGATACCGGCCAAGCGCCCGACCGCCAGAACCGTGGTGTCTTTCCCGGTCTCGATGGGGACATTGGCATTGATGACCGACGAGGTCGTCCCGGCGGCATTGACCTTGATATTGCGAGTCCCGGAAAGTAGCGCGAGGTACGGCGACGACGCCTTATAGGGGACACTGGCGAGCTCCCGGTTGTTGTCTACCAAGACATCTACCAGGGGGGCATTGGGCGAGGTGTGAACCACACGGAGCCGCCCAACAGGAACATTGGAGCTCGAGCCACAGCCCGTGAGCGCAAGCCCGAGAACCAGCAAGCCAAGTTTTGTTGTGAGAGAGCGCATTGAGTGCATCTTCCTTTCCTGATAGTTTAATCGCAATATTTTAATCGCGAAAATTGTATCACGAATCGAAACGCATTTCCCGAGATGCAGTTCCCAAAAACGAAGAATTTTTTGGGAGGCATGCCCCTTCCTGGCGTTTGGGACTCGGAGAGCCATAATAGCGGTAGTATGCGTCTTGCCTTTGCGATTCCCTGGCGTGATCTGGGAAGCTGGCTCTTTGAGCACCTGCCTACGGAGCACACCGGAGAGCTGCTCTTTGCCGCCCCGGAGCCCCACCCTGATCGCTCACCGCGTGCCAGCAAGCTCCCGCCCTATCTTGCCGAGTTCTTCTGCCTGCTCGGGCGAGGCTACCGGCTCGCGCACTACGACACGGTCTTCACCTGGGAGCTGCGCTGCGCCCTGGCGACACTTCTCCTGCGACGTCTCCAGCGGGCGAAAACGCCCGTGATCGTGGTAGGGCCGATCCTCAAGGGGGGCGTGCGAAAGTTGCTCCCGCTCCTCCGGCCTCTCCTCGCCGATGCCGCGAAGATTGTCTGTTTCTCCTCGGCGGAGCGCGACGACTACGCGGCGCTCTTGCGGCTCACGGCGGAGCGCTTTGTCTTTCTGCCGACCCCGTGGGCCGCGCCCGACGATGTTCCCGCTCCCACAGATGGCGGTTTTGCGCTCGCGCTGGGGCAGTCAAACCGGGACTATGCGACTCTCTTTCGTGCTGTGGCGGGGCTGGCGCTGCCCGTGACCGTGGTCGCTGCCGATGAGACGCCGTTTGGGGGAGAGGTGCCGCCGCCCAATGTCACCGTGCGCTTCAACACCGACCACAACACCACCAACGCCCTGATCGCCTCGGCGCGCCTGCACGTCATCCCGCTCCATCCCACCGGGTTCTCGTCGGGGCAGACCGTCTTGCTCCGCGCGATGGCGGCCCAGAAGCCCTGCATTGTCAGCCGTGTGGCGGGGGTGACGGACTATATAGACGAGAACCAGACCGCGGTGCTCGTCCCGGCGCACGACGAGCAAGCGCTTCGGGCGGCTCTCACGGCACTCTGGGACGACCCTGTGGAGCGCGAGCGGCTAGGGAAAAACGCCGCCGAGGTGGTTGCCGAGCGCTTCGGGTTCGCGGGATTTCTCAAACACCTGCTAGAATTGAGCTAGTCGCCCCGGAGAACGAGTCTCCGGGCTTACGAGGGCGACGGCTGCCTGCGCAGCCAGGAAGAGGAGTCTGTTGCGACCTGCTGCGTTTTTTGCGGACTATGCCGCCAAGCCGGAGCGCCTGCTGATCGGGCTGATGAGTGGCACGAGTGTCGACAGTGTCGATGTCGCGCTGGTGAAGCTCGCTGGCAGTGGGCGTGTCACGGAGGCGGAGCTGCTGAAGGCTCTGGACTTCCCGATCCCTGAGGCACTTCGTAGTCGCATTCTCGCCCTGAGCCATGGTGAAGGCAACGCCGAAGAGGTCTCCCAGGTCTCGGTGGCGGTGGCCGAGCTCTTTGCCGAGGCGGTCCGCGCGCTAGGTGCAGGGAAAGTCGATGCTATCGCCAGCCACGGTCAGACCATCTCCCACACGCCGCCCCCCCCGCCCCCACATGTGGGGGAGCTTGGGGGCGGCGCGACCCTCCAGATCGGCAGTGCGGCGGTCCTGGCGCAGCGGCTTGGTGTCCCCGTGGTCTCGGACTTTCGGAGCGCGGATGTGGCGGTGGGGGGGCAGGGCGCGCCGCTGATTCCTTATGTCGACTGGTGCCTGCTCACGCACCCCACCAAGGCGCGCGCGATCCAGAATATTGGGGGCATTGGCAACGTAACCTTCCTGCCGCCCAACGCCACCCCCGACCAGGTTGTCGGCTTTGACACCGGGCCGGGAAACATGCTCATGGACCGGGCCGCGCAGTGGGCGAGCAACGGCGATCTGCGCTGCGACACCGACGGCAAGCTCGCGCTTAGTGTGGAAGAGCCGGACTACGAGCTTCTGGAGTGGCTCCTGGAGCACCCGTTTCTGGCGCAAAAGCCACCCAAGTCCGCCGGGCGGGAGGAGTTTGGTGAGAGTTTCTACAAGGAAGTGTGCCGCCGTGCACAGCTCTCACCAACATCGCTGGAGCAGCAGGTACTACGGCGCTACCTGCCCTTTTCCCGAGGCACAGAGCTCATCCCCGAGAAGCTGGTGGCTACCCTGACCTGGTTTACGGCGCTCTCGATTGTCGATGCCTACGAGCGCTACCTGCCGCAGCTCCCCGATGAAGTGATTGTCGGCGGGGGCGGGGCGCGCAACCCGGCGCTGATGCAGTTCCTCCGCACCAAGCTCTCCCCGGTCCCGGTCTTGACCCATGCGGAGCTTGGAATGGACGGCGACTCGAAGGAGGCGCTGGCGTTCTGTGTGCTCGCCAATGAGACCCTTCTCGGCAACCCGGCGAACCTGCCGAGTGTCACGGGCGCGGCACGGCGGGTGACACTCGGCTCGGTGACCTTTCCCTAGGGCAGGTTCCCGCTGTAGAGCCGGACGCGGGTGATGGTCCCGACAAAGCTGGGGAGGTCTTTATCCGCCACCTTGGAGCCCGCATCGCCCCCGATCTCCATGGGGTTGGTAGGATCGCTGGTGATAAAGCGGTGGAGCGGCCCCGCCGCCACTTCCTTGCCATCCACCGTGAGCGTGAGCCGCTGGTCCGGGGTGATGCGTGCCAGCAGAACCACGGAGCGCCCGACAAGGCTCTCTTTCCCCACAATCTGCGAGCGCTTGCCCTCCGATGTGACCGTGAAGACAGGGACGCCTCTCTGGACATGGAGGCAGTAGCCAAAGCGCTCGCCGCCCCGCGCCAGGATCACACCGTCGGGCTTCTCCGCCGTGACGGTCGCCTCGATTGCCCAGGCACCGACATTGGGCCGGAGCGCGGGCGTGCTGGGGATGCTGATGAGCTTGGTGCCATCGAACTTCTGCGCGTCTTTCCAGTCCAGCACCCAGGCATTGCGTGGCGCGACAAGTC from Armatimonas rosea includes:
- a CDS encoding DUF421 domain-containing protein, with protein sequence MGTLWMHPWELEPLLLPHISWLEKVVRPLVVYGFLLVAFRFSGKRELGQATLFDFLILLLISNVVQNAMIGDDNSIGGSFAGVAVLLTLSWGLNKITARSPLLRKILEGSPTLLVHNGQVLDKAMRKESVAINDLLTAFREQGIASVSEVRYAVLELDGKISIIRNDAPVPMSREDCVVEEIRVQAAGLEPTA
- a CDS encoding ATP-binding protein; protein product: MARELDPKLVTVTFLCTDIVGSTRLWQENGALMRERLAWHDARVHELSARYQGDVFKARGDGFFIAFPTALAARDMAVALQQALFQEFGEAFAIRTVLSTGEAQYRDGDYFGLALSRAARVLELSHGMQLVLTETTARLIEEAEPAAATQLKDLGTQQLRSLERPERLYQFVAQGLPTDFPPLASASLPPHNLPRTLTTFIGREKECAEVERLLSQTRLLTVLGAGGNGKTRLSLRVGDELLMEYPGGVWFVDLAPVADEALLPRAVAAALRVREDARADLLETLLAHLAPRKLLLILDNCEHVVAAATRFTEQVLAHCPAVTVLATSREALELFGEVAWPLPGLALPPETLTQPARLLRYEAIQLFVERATATSPNFRLTTANGASVARICRRLDGIPLALELAAAWMSALSLEQIEKRLEDRFRFLTRGSRTALPRQQTLRGALDWSHNLLTDEERILWRRLSVFAGGFTLESLEAVCSDDTLPDYAVLDALFGLVRKSLLLRDSDSDERYRILETVREYGLEKLQEADELSTFRLRHLEHFTALAEEAEPHLRGPEQKAWLDRLETEHPNLRAALAKPQNGELSLRLAKSILWFWLIREYLVEGHNRLTELLTAFPDAPPLLRAHALRSRGSLAMNLHRLPEAKADMEQALELFAAEKDAAEVAVMQGNLGTLASDEHDYDKAHLYLEQSLSYYRLHPHPQRLVSILFNLGTVQMRAGHLDDAEAILRENLVLSHQLKDGLTELYTLNNLGIIALECGRSSEALALLCQALELRIDIEGETGLGMVTNLLYLLFCLNQIQAPSATLARCIGKLETIRSQQNTPIALSEDDRYNRIQESVQQNLAEHYHVNVVEGTLLPLQGLVKHFKEYLL
- a CDS encoding glycosyltransferase family 4 protein → MRLAFAIPWRDLGSWLFEHLPTEHTGELLFAAPEPHPDRSPRASKLPPYLAEFFCLLGRGYRLAHYDTVFTWELRCALATLLLRRLQRAKTPVIVVGPILKGGVRKLLPLLRPLLADAAKIVCFSSAERDDYAALLRLTAERFVFLPTPWAAPDDVPAPTDGGFALALGQSNRDYATLFRAVAGLALPVTVVAADETPFGGEVPPPNVTVRFNTDHNTTNALIASARLHVIPLHPTGFSSGQTVLLRAMAAQKPCIVSRVAGVTDYIDENQTAVLVPAHDEQALRAALTALWDDPVERERLGKNAAEVVAERFGFAGFLKHLLELS
- the lnt gene encoding apolipoprotein N-acyltransferase, which translates into the protein MKATGLALLAGILLALAFPPLSLWPLAWVAPGLLYTLSSTRRSATLAGYLFGVALFLLGAEWVRVLAVPLWLLLPLFPGALFALYGLVNGLSLPRCLPALRPLVFALLWALFEWLRGLGTYAVPWFTLASAHAAPSAIPLATSVTWLGAPCLGFLIAFTSATLAEGALQRRGRFALVLLIPIALALIPRPTPHRQRFLHLALIQAGRADSNAYETYLALSRKAARSHPDLIVWPEGAATELGTTRLCALARELGIPLLVGLYEDGPDQRPTNLALLIDGEGRELGRYAKRRLAPFGEVYPFQRWIPGVYAAFGIHHESFRHGTAPGVFTLPSGQRIGVGICFESAFPWVASQSTKAGAQLLLFLTSDQSFGQSAELAQHRDQAILRAMENQRPVAQVATTGLTTLIRSDGKVVAALAPGTPGILSVRAILPE
- a CDS encoding anhydro-N-acetylmuramic acid kinase; the encoded protein is MRPAAFFADYAAKPERLLIGLMSGTSVDSVDVALVKLAGSGRVTEAELLKALDFPIPEALRSRILALSHGEGNAEEVSQVSVAVAELFAEAVRALGAGKVDAIASHGQTISHTPPPPPPHVGELGGGATLQIGSAAVLAQRLGVPVVSDFRSADVAVGGQGAPLIPYVDWCLLTHPTKARAIQNIGGIGNVTFLPPNATPDQVVGFDTGPGNMLMDRAAQWASNGDLRCDTDGKLALSVEEPDYELLEWLLEHPFLAQKPPKSAGREEFGESFYKEVCRRAQLSPTSLEQQVLRRYLPFSRGTELIPEKLVATLTWFTALSIVDAYERYLPQLPDEVIVGGGGARNPALMQFLRTKLSPVPVLTHAELGMDGDSKEALAFCVLANETLLGNPANLPSVTGAARRVTLGSVTFP
- a CDS encoding hydroxymethylglutaryl-CoA lyase; the encoded protein is MDIADTVRVVEVGPRDGLQNEPILLPTATKVALIERLADVGLQEIEVGALVHPRLVPAMADSEAVIAGVQAVPGIQRHVLIPNRKGWERLDKTAVQTVSLFTAASESFSQKNTGRSVAEALAEFTALIPEIQAAGLRVRVYLSTVTHCPYEGNIAPEAVVRVAERLAAADELALGETLGRATRADFAALLEAVTKVVAPARLAGHFHDTSGEALTGVALGLDYGLRCFDSAVGGLGGCPFAPGAAGNLATERLVAFLEGQGIATGVDPVRLAAVGAWLRQELTR
- a CDS encoding DUF4397 domain-containing protein → MRSLTTKLGLLVLGLALTGCGSSSNVPVGRLRVVHTSPNAPLVDVLVDNNRELASVPYKASSPYLALLSGTRNIKVNAAGTTSSVINANVPIETGKDTTVLAVGRLAGIEPLVLSDNNTAPAAGNVKLRLVHSAPGAGNVDIYVTVPDAVLSVVPPTLTNIPFKGVSPYLSVPAGNYRVRITPAGTKTVAIDSGTLSLAAGQIRTAVAVGDPSVDQALTAIVLADN